One bacterium DNA segment encodes these proteins:
- a CDS encoding diguanylate cyclase: protein MGLNIRQKILLAFILVILVSGGAVFTIYSNSGQIVELTNQIIDEDMVNTHNIQKMREHLLHTDWALSRYQLTHESPWLNIIHITRGKFKDYFSATKKSVVRDREKDFILKIQKNFKRYSRHVTFQIKRFEQGLVDMDLQQKIRSQENSVNDILIDLQQLENLTAGRLEERKEQAGKLKRFNQRLSVGVILLVTLTSAFLVFILNQNIILPIKRLMEGVRKFSDGNFATQVPVISQDEVGELSAAFNEMAKNIKHDRQKLTALTITDEKTGLFNFRHFKNSIIEEMKRAERYDRSLALVMIDIDHFKHYNDTNGHPMGDLLLKELSNILKEAIRETDMVARFGGEEFIILLPETSREEAVRLAESLRLRIKNHIFPMEEKQPGKDLTVSMGVASYPSKKVMSPDTLLEKSDQALYKAKKRGRNRVAI, encoded by the coding sequence ATGGGGCTCAACATCCGCCAGAAAATTCTTCTGGCTTTTATTCTCGTCATTCTGGTCTCCGGCGGCGCGGTCTTCACCATTTACAGCAATAGCGGACAAATCGTCGAATTGACCAACCAGATCATCGACGAGGACATGGTGAATACGCATAATATCCAAAAAATGCGGGAACACCTGCTCCATACGGACTGGGCTCTCTCCCGTTATCAGCTAACCCATGAAAGCCCCTGGCTCAACATCATTCATATTACCCGGGGTAAATTCAAAGACTATTTTTCTGCAACGAAAAAAAGTGTCGTCCGCGACCGGGAAAAAGATTTCATCCTCAAAATCCAGAAAAATTTTAAAAGATACAGCAGGCACGTCACTTTTCAGATCAAACGATTTGAACAAGGCCTGGTGGATATGGATTTGCAGCAGAAAATCCGTTCCCAGGAAAATTCGGTCAATGACATCCTGATTGATTTGCAACAACTGGAAAATCTCACCGCCGGCCGTCTGGAAGAACGCAAGGAGCAGGCCGGCAAGCTCAAGCGCTTCAACCAGCGCTTAAGCGTGGGTGTCATTCTGCTGGTCACGCTCACCTCCGCATTCCTGGTCTTCATTTTAAACCAAAACATCATCCTGCCCATCAAACGCCTGATGGAAGGCGTGCGTAAGTTTTCCGACGGAAATTTCGCAACCCAGGTTCCGGTGATTTCCCAAGATGAAGTCGGCGAGCTCTCGGCCGCCTTCAATGAAATGGCCAAAAATATCAAGCATGACCGGCAAAAACTGACCGCGTTGACCATCACGGATGAAAAAACCGGGCTCTTCAATTTCCGGCATTTCAAAAATTCCATCATTGAAGAAATGAAACGTGCCGAACGGTATGACCGCTCCTTGGCCCTGGTCATGATTGATATCGACCATTTCAAACATTATAATGATACCAACGGTCATCCCATGGGTGATTTATTGCTCAAAGAGCTCTCTAATATTTTAAAAGAAGCCATCCGCGAGACGGATATGGTGGCGCGTTTTGGCGGCGAGGAATTCATCATCCTGCTCCCGGAAACTTCGCGCGAAGAGGCAGTCAGGTTGGCCGAGAGCCTGCGCCTGCGCATCAAAAACCACATCTTCCCCATGGAAGAAAAACAGCCGGGCAAAGACCTCACTGTCAGTATGGGCGTTGCTTCCTACCCCTCCAAAAAAGTGATGTCCCCGGATACGCTGCTGGAAAAATCAGACCAGGCACTTTACAAGGCCAAAAAACGCGGCCGCAACCGCGTGGCCATTTAA
- a CDS encoding glycosyltransferase family 2 protein, which yields MEIPVVSVIIPNYNHAPYLKQRIESVLAQTYQNFEVILLDDASIDKSRKIIRVYANHPRVRHTVCNEENSGSAFQQWVRGMDLAAGKYLWIAESDDWAAPGFLEKLVPLLETHPNVGVAYCKSWIVDKKSRTIGDTSGWTKDLDENRWESDFINNGQDEIKNYLIHKNTILSASAVLFRRTVLDKIKPIATDYRLCGDWLHWIKMLSCSDVAYVVDKLNYWRENTSNARMKSPGTLEWLEGEGVLRQAAEIAELDEPETTKVLFAFLQQCWQWQKDYIDGLSKKNIK from the coding sequence ATGGAAATTCCAGTTGTTTCAGTTATCATACCCAATTATAATCATGCCCCTTACTTGAAACAACGCATTGAATCGGTGCTGGCACAAACCTATCAAAATTTTGAAGTGATTTTGTTGGATGATGCGTCTATTGACAAGAGCCGGAAGATTATCCGAGTCTATGCCAATCATCCCCGGGTTCGCCATACAGTTTGCAATGAAGAAAATTCCGGTTCGGCATTCCAGCAATGGGTGCGTGGCATGGATTTAGCAGCCGGTAAATATCTTTGGATTGCCGAATCGGATGATTGGGCTGCGCCTGGCTTTTTGGAAAAATTAGTACCACTTTTAGAGACCCATCCCAATGTCGGTGTGGCATATTGTAAATCGTGGATTGTGGATAAAAAAAGTAGGACCATTGGTGATACCAGCGGCTGGACCAAAGATTTGGATGAGAATCGCTGGGAATCTGATTTTATAAATAACGGTCAAGATGAAATAAAAAATTATTTGATTCATAAAAATACTATTCTAAGCGCTTCGGCGGTATTATTCCGGCGTACGGTTTTAGATAAAATAAAGCCAATTGCGACAGATTACAGGCTGTGCGGGGATTGGTTGCACTGGATAAAAATGCTAAGTTGTTCTGATGTGGCCTATGTAGTTGATAAATTGAACTATTGGCGTGAGAACACATCCAACGCGCGCATGAAAAGTCCCGGAACACTGGAATGGCTGGAAGGTGAAGGTGTGCTGCGCCAGGCAGCTGAAATAGCTGAGCTTGATGAACCGGAAACCACCAAAGTTTTGTTTGCTTTTCTGCAGCAATGCTGGCAATGGCAGAAGGATTATATTGATGGTTTGAGTAAAAAAAATATAAAATAA
- a CDS encoding radical SAM protein, with translation MKKKYPYFLYNIDITNQCNLRCPTCPNAHSTESDHPHGNMSIELFSQILDKIERESPGQATYLCLFNWGDPFMHPQLPQFVELARKRGMPAQISTNLNLEKNIEEVVRAEPLNIRISLSALDQTNYYKTHYPGDVSKVMSNARFLRACLDKYASQIPVHFYYHKYRHNQGETLQRAQKFAESLGFEFKTIKAGFAPLEKMLDIFEGNSTKQDEAVLSMLCFSLEEARERSLLLRGEHPDCVLRQYQTTIDFDGGVANCCIAYERKHYLHPNFLDLEHADLQTKKYNSELCRRCRAHAVDIICSTFFL, from the coding sequence ATGAAAAAAAAATATCCCTATTTCCTCTATAATATTGACATCACGAATCAGTGCAACTTGCGCTGTCCAACCTGTCCCAATGCTCATTCTACTGAGAGTGATCATCCGCATGGAAATATGTCGATTGAGTTATTTTCGCAAATCCTGGATAAAATCGAGCGGGAATCACCGGGCCAGGCCACGTATCTCTGCCTATTCAATTGGGGAGACCCTTTTATGCATCCGCAACTACCGCAGTTTGTGGAACTGGCGCGGAAACGCGGAATGCCGGCACAAATTTCCACCAATTTGAATTTAGAAAAAAATATCGAGGAAGTCGTTCGGGCGGAACCGCTAAATATCCGAATTTCTTTGTCTGCCTTGGACCAGACAAACTATTATAAAACGCATTATCCGGGAGATGTCAGTAAGGTCATGAGCAATGCCCGGTTTCTTAGGGCGTGTTTGGATAAATATGCCAGTCAGATCCCGGTGCATTTTTATTATCATAAATACCGGCACAATCAGGGTGAAACATTGCAGCGCGCGCAAAAATTTGCGGAGTCTTTGGGCTTTGAATTTAAAACAATAAAGGCCGGTTTTGCACCATTGGAAAAAATGCTGGACATTTTTGAAGGGAATAGTACCAAGCAAGATGAAGCGGTTTTATCAATGCTTTGTTTTTCTCTGGAGGAAGCCCGCGAAAGATCTTTGCTGTTGCGCGGGGAACATCCCGATTGTGTACTCCGCCAATATCAAACGACGATTGATTTTGATGGTGGTGTGGCCAATTGTTGTATTGCTTACGAGCGCAAACATTATTTGCATCCGAATTTTTTAGATCTCGAACATGCTGATTTGCAAACGAAAAAATATAACAGTGAGCTGTGTCGCCGGTGTAGAGCACATGCCGTTGATATTATTTGTTCCACTTTTTTCTTGTGA